CGCGGCTGTGCCAAGACCACCAGGGCAGCCTGGGCAACATCGTCTGCCCGTACCACCAGTGGACCTACGACCTCGAAGGCAAGCTGATCCATGCCGACCACATGGGCGAGGCCTTCCTGCGCGAGCAGCACGGCCTCAAGAAGGTGCACCTGCGCAACCTCGAGGGCTTGATCTTCATCTGCCTGGCCGACGAACCGCCGGCGGACTTCGAGGAAGCGGCCGCGCGCATGCGCCCCTACCTCGCACCGCACCGCCTGGACGACTGCAAGGTGGCGGCACAGATCGACATCATCGAAGAGGGCAACTGGAAGCTCACGCTGGAGAACAACCGCGAGTGCTACCACTGCATGAGCAACCATCCGGAACTGACGATCTCGATCTACGAGCAGGGCTTCGGCTACCAGCCCGGGCCGCAGAACGCCGAAGGGCTGGCGCAGTTCGAACACGCCGTGAACGAGAGCCGCGCCCGCTGGGAAGCCATGGGCCTGCCCAGTGCGCGGATCGAGGAGCTGGACACGCGCGTCAGCGGCTTTCGCGTCCAGCGCCTCCCGTTGGACCGCGCCGGCCAGTCCCAGACGCTGAACGCCGAGGTCGCCTGCAAGAAGCTGCTGGGCAATTTCGAGGACAAGGCCCTGGGCGGCCTGTCCGTCTGGACCCAGCCCAACTCCTGGCACCACTTCATGAGCGACCACGTGGTCAGCTTCTCGACCATCCCGCTCAGCGCCGGACGAACCCTGGTGCGCACGACATGGTGCGTGCACCGGGATGCGGTGGAGGGCGTGGACTACACGGTGGACAACCTCACCGCCGTGTGGAACGCCACCAACGCCCAGGACCGCCGGCTGGTCGAGGCCGCGCAGTCCGGCGTGGCCAGCAGCGCCTACGAGCCCGGCCCCTACTCGCCCTATGCCGAAGCCCTGGTCGAGGCCTTCTGCAGCTGGTACGTGGACCGCATGCGCGCCGGCACCACGGCCGCGCGCTGAAGCCGCGGCCGCACCGAACCCGCCGCTGGCCCTTGAACCGGAGCGCCGATCCCATGACGGTTTCCTACCTTGACCTGGCGCAAGCGCCCGCCGCTGCCTGGGGCCCCGACGACGAGTGGCTCGAATGCGTGCGGGTGCGCGACGAAACGCACGACGTGCGCAGCTTCGTGTTCCGCGCGGTGGAGGCGCGCAGCTTCCGCTACCGCCCCGGCCAGTTCATCACGCTGAGCCTGGACATCGACGGCGAGCGCGTGAACCGCTGCTACACGCTGTGCTCCAGCCCGACCCGGCCCGACACGCTGACCATCACCGTCAAGCGCGTGCCCGGCGGCCGCGTGTCGAACTGGCTGCACGAGCACATGCGCCCGGGCACGCGGCTGTCGGCGGCCGGCCCGGCCGGAGGCTTCTGCTTTCCGCCCGGACCGGTGCGGGCCCCCGCGCGAGGACAGCTCTACCTCTCGGGCGGCAGCGGCATCACGCCGCTGATGTCGATGTCCCGCGCCTGGAGCGACCTGGGACTGGACGCCGACGTGCAGTTCATCCACGCCGCCCGCACGCCGCAGGACATCGTCTTTGCCGACGAGCTCAGACTGCTGGCGCGTTCGCTGCCGCGCTGGCGCGCCACCATGGTGTGCGAGAGCCGCGGCAGCACGCCCGGCTACAGCGGCCTGCTGGGCCGCCTCGGCCTGCCGCTCCTGCGCGCCCAGGTGCCGGACCTGCTGGAACGCGAGGTCTGGTGCTGCGGCCCCGGCCCCTTCATGGCGGCGGTGCGCGCCATGCTGGCCGAGGCAGGCTTCGACATGGCGCGCTATCACGAAGAGAGCTTCTCGTTCGAGAGCCTGGCGCCGAACACGGACGAGGCGGCCGAGACATCCGCCGAAGCCGGCCCCGCCGGTACCGAGGCCAAGCGCTTCGTCGTCACGCTCAAGTCGCGCGGGGAACGCTTCGAATGCGCTGCCGACGAAAGCATCCTGAAGGCCGCGCAGCGCGCCGGCATTCGCTGGCCTTTCTCGTGCGCCAGCGGCGTGTGCGGCACCTGCCGCACACGCAAGCTCGCCGGCGACATCGACATGAACCAGGGCGGCGGACTGCGCCCGCGCGAGGTGGCGCAGGGCTGGATCCTGCCCTGCTGCAGCAAGCCGCTGAGCGACCTGGAACTCGACCGATAGCCGGTTCGCCGGCCACTCCCCCGATGAAAAATCCCCCACGTCCATCACTGTCCCAGGAACCGAGCATG
This genomic window from Variovorax paradoxus contains:
- a CDS encoding aromatic ring-hydroxylating oxygenase subunit alpha, whose translation is MLSALLARRRPGYSLEAPFYLSEDIFEADMEHIFRRHWIFAGVAPQVPEPGDYITVEVGADSVLIVRDDDMNLRAFHNVCRHRGSRLCQDHQGSLGNIVCPYHQWTYDLEGKLIHADHMGEAFLREQHGLKKVHLRNLEGLIFICLADEPPADFEEAAARMRPYLAPHRLDDCKVAAQIDIIEEGNWKLTLENNRECYHCMSNHPELTISIYEQGFGYQPGPQNAEGLAQFEHAVNESRARWEAMGLPSARIEELDTRVSGFRVQRLPLDRAGQSQTLNAEVACKKLLGNFEDKALGGLSVWTQPNSWHHFMSDHVVSFSTIPLSAGRTLVRTTWCVHRDAVEGVDYTVDNLTAVWNATNAQDRRLVEAAQSGVASSAYEPGPYSPYAEALVEAFCSWYVDRMRAGTTAAR
- a CDS encoding hybrid-cluster NAD(P)-dependent oxidoreductase; its protein translation is MTVSYLDLAQAPAAAWGPDDEWLECVRVRDETHDVRSFVFRAVEARSFRYRPGQFITLSLDIDGERVNRCYTLCSSPTRPDTLTITVKRVPGGRVSNWLHEHMRPGTRLSAAGPAGGFCFPPGPVRAPARGQLYLSGGSGITPLMSMSRAWSDLGLDADVQFIHAARTPQDIVFADELRLLARSLPRWRATMVCESRGSTPGYSGLLGRLGLPLLRAQVPDLLEREVWCCGPGPFMAAVRAMLAEAGFDMARYHEESFSFESLAPNTDEAAETSAEAGPAGTEAKRFVVTLKSRGERFECAADESILKAAQRAGIRWPFSCASGVCGTCRTRKLAGDIDMNQGGGLRPREVAQGWILPCCSKPLSDLELDR